CCCGGGGAATCGTCGTGTGCCGATCTGTCCGATATTTGTTTCTGAGATACAATGCGGTAGATTTCTGTGGGGGAGATATTTAGACACAAGGACAATTGAGGAAATAACGTTTGAAGTATCAGCCAATTTTTTTTTGCTTACCGGTGAGAATGTTCTTGAATGCTTCTTCTACGTTGGTGGAGTCCAAGGCAGAGGTTTCGATGAAGGACAgcgtgtttttttctgacaaaatgACAAGAGCGTTACACATTTGAGTATATTAGAGCGATACACAAAAACAGCACACCCAAATAGGCTTACAGTGCAACTGGagagtattcacagtgcttcactatTTCCATATTTTAATATGTTACAGTTTTATTCTAAAATGGAATTAAATAATTATTCTCTTCAAAAAATGTACAGTACTCCATGGTGGCAATGCAAAAATGTCTTTTTTAAATAGTTTGCaaatgtgttaaaaaacaaaacaaaaatctaatGTACatgagtattcacagcctttgctcaatactttgttgatgctatTACAgcatcaaatcattttgaataCGACACCTATCTTCCATCGCGCTGGATTGAAAGTGTTGGTGTTCATACAGGATGTATCTGTACGttcctgcattcatctttccctctatcctgacatgTCTGCCAGTTCATGCATCTGAACACCATACTCGCAGCATGATGctgcaccaccatgcttcactgttgggatggtattggcctggtgattagcggtgcctggtttgctccaaacatgatgcctggcattcacgccaaggAGTGTCTCATCAGACCAGTATTGTTTTTTCTCACGGTCAGAGAATATTTCAGGTTGCGTTTTGGCAAACTTCTGGTCACCATACCAAACAGGCCTTATTGGTGGTttactgcagagatggttgtcctacGGGATGGTTCTCCTCTCTCTATGGAGGAATGCTGtcgctctgacagagtgaccatcgggttcttggtcacatCTCATTTCTTAGTATTTTAAGTATCATTACCACGAGAGGATGACGTTTACCATGTTGAACACCAAGACAACAACAGGCCAGCTAATGGCTaagctagcttgaaacaacacaaTAAATTCGTGCTAAGTAATCTTGAAAAAGTGTGGATAGAACCGTgttgcagcagaaagtaagcaaatattaatagGAAATTTCCAAGTAGTGTTAGCATTGTCACAGCCAGGAGTACACGTACAGGGTGGGTAGATTGATACATAAATCGCTGGTGTCGATACCTAAGGGAGTATCCGTAGATGGTCGACATTAGAGTGGTTAAATCGATATTTGTATTTTTCTCAAACAAATTTTTATCGTTTTTTTGCTAATGCCTAGAAGTGGTATGCAGCAATGACGACAGGATTCAGTCTGTACACATTAAAGTACAAAATGTGGTATCTAttactaataataacaacaataagaaaataaagtaaaatgtgGGTTGtttaaatttatttaaattcaATTAAGTGTATAATTGAGAGGTGAGAGGAAGCTGTCGCGATAGTGTCTCCTTGTGGTGTTTGATAAACGTGGCTGGAATGAATACACTTCCTTTAGTGTATAAAACACACCACTTGATACAACCGAATTATATCTAATTGGTATTTTAGCAATTATGGTCTGTAGTAGTCAGATGTCAACATTTTGTGCCATCTCATGTTTCTTATGTCTGCTGGTATTACAAAGTTACTTGAAAAAAACCTTTTTAACGTAGATCCATTTCTGGCTCTACAGTTATTATCACACTCGTCCAAAGAAGCCAAAGAAAAGGCACTTAATCTTTTAGTCTAATATTAGACGAGAGACTTCTTTTATTGTcactcaaattttaactttacagtacagataagaacaaaatgttgttgcattagctcgttgcagtgcaggataaaagagcaataaggtgcagctataaataaatagattactgtacggataaataaattgcacttttgcatatacatccacgtttatggatgtatgttatgttgtctttatattgCAGGGAATTAatctatttttggggggaattgaggggtttattatgatgcgttcaagagtcttacggcgtGAGGGAAGAAAAAATACGgaagctgcggaacctcttcctagagtccagagTCCATATGATGATCGTTTGGACTACAAATTGTGTTTGATTTATTTCCTCAACCTTCAAGATCATTTCGGTTAAATTCCAATATTCAACATTAGCAGCTccaatgtatttttgtttgtgataGTTTATTTATCCAACGACCAAATGAGGAAAATGTTAGACAGTTTAGGTAAAACCTCCCATTGGTTCATTTAtggtacagttaaaaaaaaagtaggaaTTTACCCGAAAAGGCCCGAGCCTCGTCAGTGGGCACGGCCCTGAGGTGCCGTAGGTCGCTTTTGTTGCCGACCAGCATTATAACAATGTTGTTGTCGGCGTGGTCCCTCAGCTCCTTCAGCCAGCGCTCCACATTCTCATACGTCAGGTGTTTGGCGATGTCGTATACCAGCAGCGCCCCGACCGCGCCGCGATAATACCTGATGGAgataaaacaaaaagaaaaaacagaTTGTCGCTTATTGAACCGACCTGGCAGCTTTGGTTGTGTTAAATGTTTGTAATTTCAGACTGTCTGTGAGGCTGTGAACGTGTACAAACTGAGTCCTGACTGGTGATTGGAGCAGGGTGCGCAAACAAGGGTGTGTGTGGCTGCAGGTTGGAGAAGACTGCTGCATGCCGAGATGACAGTTATAGTGACTGTTAGCAACCTTTGCGCAAAAGCCTAGATGGTGCTAACTTTCCAACGTGTTAATACGTGTAAGAATTGTATCCCGCCTTCCTTCGGCTGTGAACAAGTGAACTACGCCCCGCGTAACGCACCCACACACAAATTAGCTTTGTGTGCGGTCAGCTAATGATAGCAGTTTGGCAAAGTTTAATCATTGAATGTATAGTCTATGACTGCAATTAGTTAACTGCTTCTCTGGGGCTGTTGTGTGTGTGCATTAACGACTCAATTTTTAGAGCAGACAAgctatttttattcaacataattaGTAATTGCGAAAAATTTAGATCTTTTTTCCAATATAGTTTGTTAAGCACCTAAGTAGTCACTGCAGGAATTCAAAATTTCGCGATCGCTCCAATTCACGAAAACTCAACCAATCCCCGCAAATTATACGTGGCTTTGCAACTATGTCTGATGCCTGCAACTGGGGCTGGGCAatacatcgatatactcgatatatcgcgggtttgtctttgtgcgatatagaaaattactatatcgtgatatttgagtatacgttctcaaaacttctcacacagttgcttttagctgcgggcattacactacaggcgtttcccactctttcttgtctctccttctcacagagacgtaaaccaagcgcaccttcttacatacgtcatgtGTGCAACGTCAAACGCTcccgtggagcagagaggtagcgacatggtaacgttagctgtgttgctaacggtgaggtgcggggtggtaatacgagagagagagaaggtgcgaatttagtaacaaatggaggaagaattaactcccaagaaaaacagcacaggatccatcgtccggcggtggtttggcttcaagcgggaatatgttcaacatttatgcggcaaaagagttgctacaaaaagtagcagcactgctaatgtagcatcatttgaaaaatcacccgctagagaatgaggattgcttgaaactccacatgtctaCATCGCTGTTCGGAGTCACACCAAccaaatgccgaagcaactatttccatatgaacaccgtatgaaaaaattaaaagtcaacaacagaaggacataatgtccgcaggaacctattatgcagcaaatttctatttgacagttattgaaatatcttgtgggacatcatgcacaaaagtgcactttatttgtttttaactattgtagtggcgttctgtaaaaaaaagtacactttaatttattgttgttttgatatgtcatattggtgacatcctgcacaaaagtgcacttatagcttgttttcaaacgtctctgacaattttgtattttctgttttgaaatgacatgaatgtttgtgccactgcttaataactgtttaataaatacagttttggtaaattgaaagcatgaaagtaaaaaaaaatgcagtaatGCATTgtcagtatgaacaagaatgttttaatatagacacatacaatCATCCTACTGgtgtgattacatgcatcaaggctaaggcaaaatatggagaagtATAAtcttgtatcgtgacatggcctaaaaatattgagataccaaaaaaagaccatatcggcCGGCCCTACCTGCAACagtatttattaataaataatatttaaatttgtgaaaaattattttaaaaaaatcataaaaccaCACATTGATTTAATGTTATTTGAAAAGGCCTTAAAACATCGACATTTGCCCAAACTTTCTAACCGGCATTTTTACtccgcaacattttttttttaaatcccacaaaatcctggagggactgaataATGATAAAATACCTCATCTGGTAAGTGTTCTAGTTATAATTTTTGGTTTCAAAATGTTAACTTTagggcttagtgcgtctgcctcacaatacgaaggtcctgcagtcctgggttcaaatccaggctcgggatctttctgtgtggagtttgcattttctccccgtgaatgcgtgggttccctccgggtactccggcttcctcccacttccaaagacatgcacctggggataggttgattggcaacactaaattggccctagtgtgtgaatgtgagtgtgaatgttgtctgtctatttgtgttggccctgcgatgaggtggcgacttgtccagggtgtaccccgccttccgcccgattgtagctgataggcgccagcgccccccgcaaccccataagggacaagcggtagaaaatggatggatggatgttaacttTATGCAAGTTGAAAACAGCCTCTGTAAGTCTGCATATGTTATTTTGGCATAGATGCAGCCAACTAGTAGACAGTCTAGAGATGTGAAGATGTATCGATTTGTTTGCTTTCTGGAAGATAGGGATCGATACAACATTGTTTCAAAAGGAAAACCGATCACTTTTATCAATACTAGGATTTCGGAACGGCAAACTTTATATTAAGTTTAACACTTTTCATGATAAGGACATTATTCAAGTCCGTGGCGTCATCGCCATCAGTCGGCAAAACAAGAATTGCGGAAAGCTACGGTGGCTGACAAAGATCATAAAAAATGCTAACGCCACAAGACATATCATAAAATACAACACAACAACGTTCAGCTACCGAACAATTACAAAAGTCACAACAAAAACCAACGCACAACATAATAATATAAAGTTGCAACACAAATTTTAACTAAGGGCGCGACCGAGAGAATGGAAGTGATAGCAGAGCAAATTACGGCATTGCACCCACTTCATGAACATAGTATGTTGGTATTATTAAAATaggaaaacatttgaaaaagtagtcacactacacttactCTTCCAACTTTGTTCAATAGGAAGTCGGTGAGTCGCCGAAACTTGTTCGCTGTCACTTCTATTCTGTCTTTGTAATGTGTTATGGCTTCATGTTGCTGTGTTGTGACTTTTCTCTactattgtaggtgtttattaaaaTGAGAGTAGTACCAGGTCAGACCACCGCTCATTTAATCTGAGGAGATAtggttgcacttgtttttttcaaattaatatattttgtacttttgttatttttataggAAAAAAACATTCGTAAAAATAGCAGGTAAACCTATTAATTGAACATTAACAGATGTCGGttgcactttatttttgttattaatattgtattattttatgttGGACAAAACAAAATTAGGAGTATCAGGTAAATCGACCGTGGAAATATTGGTTACTGTACTATTATTGAACATTtcttgaatattaaaaacataagaGCAGAATGTGTTTCCTCCTGTTAATTCAAGCTAAATTGTTGGTTGCACTTCATTCACATAAGATGTGACTGCATTaaccattaattgttgtttatttaCTTGTGTGTATCCATAATCCTATTCATACCCAATTccctaaaaataaataagtggaataaaaaaacttCACATGCAGTGTCCAGTAACCTTTAGCAtaacagtatgtggaattaaactatggaatggattaagtaaagaagttaaagaggttgttcaaattaaaagtgcttacaaagtacaaagaagaagaattttgAGAAACaccttcaaccttattgaaaaaggtatattcttcatctcagtatgtttaaCATGACTGACTTAATTATCTATTACAAGAACTGCTGTGTTAATCATTCACTGATGTCATTGCGCTACAAAAAGAAGTCAGCAAATGAACATatgtatttgtaaacgctctgaattgggaaaggggtaggattaaataagcttcaCTTCatactactccttttcggacatgatgtaaagagaaataatatgaaattgtgtgatgtattatgctgtaagtgtgttcatgtttgaaataaactaaagcAAGAAACAAAAGTATCTTACatttattttacagttaaattggTTGGGTTTTTTTTGATAAAAAGTTACTGAATTGATTTCAACTCTCTTAATTGTTTCATACCATATCGTTCTAAAAAAATTGTGTCGTCTCAGAATCGTATTGGCAACAACAAATTCTGAATTGAATCAAGTCGATAAAAATAATCCTAGGAGACACCGTATATGGTTGCACTTAATTTTATAAAATTAATCTCTTTTGtatttgaattatttttctttaaaaaaacatagGTAAAAGTAGCAGGTAAACTATTGTTAATTGAACCTGAAGAGATGTTGGTTGCACTTTGTTTTTGgtattaatattgtattattttatgttGGACAAACCAAATCAGAAGTATTCGGTATACCTACTGtgaaaatgttggttactgtactaTTATTGAACATTTCTTAAATATTCAAAATAAGAGCAGAAAGTGTTTCCTCctgttaattcaacctaaagtgttggttgcactttattcaaataagatgtgaatgccTTAACCATtaattgtttacttgtttgtatccaagggctgggcgatttatcgAGTTTGtaaagtatatcgatatatttataaagaacatatgaattaagaaaatatcataatatcgatataatttatttcacgttaaaattacctttactatgatgagtcacgattggttaggaACAGGCCAGtcagatagggcgggtcatcgaaccaggaagggaaatcacaaagtGCCTGCCTGCCAATTAATTTTTGTACccgagtttgatacattttgtattatttgcacagctatgttatttatcttacatataaattatattttcctatttatttatgttatgtaattctgtactacttaaacagtttatgtTCTGAGCTGTTAATACCCATCCTGACCAGCTGAGTTAATAAAAGtgtcactgactgtttacagtacagttgtcattcacttcaatttcattGAATATCCCTCAATAAtttatctttatatgtatactttcacccaaaaatatatcgagatatatatcaaatGTCAAGTTTAAGTAAAACTATGTCGAGATAAACTTtctcgtccatatcgcccagcccaggtGTATCCATAACCTATTTATACCTAATTCCCTTACAATAAATAAGTGGAAATTAGTCTCATGAGGTGGCAGGAAGCGAACGAAAGATGTGtaatgtgcagctcacgtgaccacgccgtctcCTTTGTTTGGAAACATTCGAAGGAGcgaaacagtacggatagttcagcggagaaacatctcgaggttataTAAGTGTACAACCTAAGTTGTcaaaagtgtcggaacactttactttaaagacttcaaagacgacatttcctgcaaaacgaGCAGCATGGACCTCGCGTACGTGGC
This genomic window from Nerophis ophidion isolate RoL-2023_Sa linkage group LG26, RoL_Noph_v1.0, whole genome shotgun sequence contains:
- the LOC133543857 gene encoding ras-related protein Rab-11B, whose amino-acid sequence is MGTRDDEYDYLFKVVLIGDSGVGKSNLLSRFTRNEFNLESKSTIGVEFATRSLQVDGKTIKAQIWDTAGQERYRAITSAYYRGAVGALLVYDIAKHLTYENVERWLKELRDHADNNIVIMLVGNKSDLRHLRAVPTDEARAFSEKNTLSFIETSALDSTNVEEAFKNILTEIYRIVSQKQISDRSAHDDSPGNNVVDISVPPTIDGQKGNKLACCQSL